A DNA window from Bradyrhizobium barranii subsp. barranii contains the following coding sequences:
- the trbL gene encoding P-type conjugative transfer protein TrbL: protein MTGTGVIDQFLDTYTRYIDSGFGFLGSEVGFLATTLAAIDITLAALFWSWGTDDDLIARLVKKTLFVGVFAYLIGNWNNLARIVFESFAGLGLKASGTGLSSADFLRPGRIAQVGLDAGRPILDAISGLMGYISFFENFVQIVVLLFAWVVVLLAFFILAIQLFVTLIEFKLTTLAGFVLIPFGLFGKTAFAAERVLGNVVSSGIKVLVLAVIVGIGSTLFSQFTSGFNGGQPTIEDAMALVLAALSLLGLGIFGPGIANGLVSGGPQLGAGAAVGTGLAAGGIVAAGAGLAAGGAGLAGGAFAGAARGGAALTSSVSAAYRSGGLSGVADAGFSAVASPLRRAAATLSNSAQSAGQAPTTGSAETANTASDSPPDWARRMKRAQTVSHGASAVTHAVRSGDHGGGGASIDLSEGNH, encoded by the coding sequence ATGACCGGCACCGGCGTGATCGATCAGTTCCTCGATACCTATACCCGCTATATCGATTCTGGCTTCGGCTTTCTGGGGAGCGAAGTTGGCTTTCTTGCAACGACGTTGGCTGCCATCGACATTACCCTCGCGGCGTTGTTTTGGAGCTGGGGGACAGATGACGATCTGATCGCACGGCTCGTCAAAAAGACTCTGTTCGTCGGCGTCTTCGCCTACCTGATCGGCAACTGGAATAATCTTGCCCGTATCGTATTCGAGAGCTTTGCCGGTCTCGGGCTGAAAGCCTCCGGTACAGGACTGTCATCCGCAGATTTCCTGCGGCCGGGTCGAATCGCCCAGGTTGGGCTCGATGCCGGCCGGCCGATCCTCGACGCGATCTCAGGTCTGATGGGTTACATCAGTTTTTTCGAAAATTTCGTCCAGATCGTCGTTTTGCTGTTCGCCTGGGTCGTGGTGCTGCTCGCCTTCTTCATTCTGGCGATCCAGCTCTTCGTGACTCTCATCGAGTTCAAGCTGACGACACTCGCTGGCTTCGTGCTGATCCCCTTTGGTCTATTCGGCAAGACCGCATTTGCGGCTGAGCGTGTGCTCGGTAACGTCGTCTCGTCAGGCATCAAAGTCCTGGTTCTGGCCGTCATTGTCGGCATCGGCTCGACGCTGTTCTCCCAATTCACGTCTGGGTTCAACGGCGGACAGCCGACCATCGAAGACGCTATGGCGTTGGTGCTCGCGGCATTGTCGCTGCTCGGTCTTGGCATTTTTGGTCCTGGGATCGCTAACGGCCTGGTGTCTGGCGGCCCTCAGCTCGGGGCAGGAGCTGCGGTCGGGACCGGACTTGCAGCGGGCGGCATTGTTGCCGCCGGTGCCGGCTTGGCTGCGGGAGGTGCTGGACTCGCTGGTGGAGCGTTCGCGGGAGCCGCGCGGGGCGGCGCCGCGCTCACAAGCAGTGTGTCAGCGGCTTATCGCAGCGGCGGCCTCAGCGGAGTCGCCGATGCCGGGTTCTCGGCAGTGGCAAGCCCGCTGCGTCGGGCCGCGGCAACTCTCAGTAACAGCGCTCAATCGGCTGGCCAGGCGCCAACCACAGGGAGCGCCGAGACCGCGAACACCGCGTCAGATAGTCCGCCCGATTGGGCGCGGCGGATGAAGCGTGCCCAGACCGTCAGCCATGGCGCATCAGCCGTTACCCATGCCGTTCGCTCAGGCGACCATGGTGGAGGCGGCGCATCGATCGATCTCTCTGAAGGAAACCACTGA
- a CDS encoding TrbC/VirB2 family protein gives MRPRSSLSLRAMSLTVSGMVLFAAAPAWAAGSNMPWEQPLNQILQSVEGPVAKIIAVIIIIVTGLTLAFGDSSGGFRRLIQIVFGLSIAFAASSFFLSFFSFGGGILI, from the coding sequence ATGAGACCTCGATCATCTCTTTCTCTACGTGCCATGTCGCTCACCGTATCAGGCATGGTTCTATTCGCTGCCGCTCCGGCTTGGGCTGCCGGTTCCAATATGCCGTGGGAGCAGCCGCTCAATCAGATCCTGCAATCGGTCGAGGGGCCAGTCGCAAAGATCATCGCGGTGATCATCATCATCGTCACCGGTCTCACGCTCGCCTTCGGCGACTCCTCCGGTGGTTTTCGCCGGTTGATCCAGATCGTGTTCGGCCTGTCGATCGCCTTCGCCGCATCGAGCTTCTTTTTATCGTTCTTTTCGTTCGGCGGTGGGATTTTGATCTGA
- a CDS encoding VirB3 family type IV secretion system protein produces MDEPVAGFVAPVHRALTEPILMGGAPRAVAIVNGTLAAALGLGLRLWIAGLLLWAIGHAAAVWAAKRDPAFVDVVRRHLRIPGHLSI; encoded by the coding sequence ATGGACGAGCCCGTCGCTGGCTTTGTCGCGCCCGTGCATCGCGCGCTGACCGAACCGATCCTGATGGGTGGCGCCCCCCGCGCGGTCGCCATCGTCAACGGCACGCTCGCAGCCGCGCTTGGTCTCGGTCTGCGGCTCTGGATCGCAGGTCTTCTGCTGTGGGCGATCGGCCATGCGGCCGCGGTCTGGGCTGCCAAGCGTGATCCCGCCTTCGTCGATGTGGTGCGCCGTCATCTGCGCATCCCCGGTCATCTCAGCATCTGA
- the trbJ gene encoding P-type conjugative transfer protein TrbJ produces MRRLCVLVAASAVALSLAAVSPLSAQWIVFDPNNYAQNVLTAARELQQINNQITSLQNQAQMLINQAKNLASLPYSSLQQLQSSIQRTQQLLAQAQRIAYDVQQIDRAFSTNYAPATSSQSNQALITNAQSRWQNSVAALQDSLRVQAGVVGNLDTNRTQTSALVSSSQGASGALQATQAGNQILALQAQQLADLTATVAAQGRAQNLESAQRAAAQDQGREQLRRFLTPGQGYQSSNVQMFH; encoded by the coding sequence ATGAGGCGTCTTTGCGTTCTTGTGGCGGCGAGCGCCGTCGCGTTGTCGCTTGCTGCCGTATCGCCGTTATCCGCGCAGTGGATCGTCTTCGATCCGAACAATTATGCCCAGAATGTCCTGACGGCGGCGCGTGAGCTGCAGCAGATCAACAACCAGATCACGTCGCTGCAAAACCAGGCGCAGATGCTGATCAATCAGGCGAAGAACCTGGCGAGCCTGCCATACTCGTCGCTACAGCAGCTTCAATCGTCGATCCAGCGCACGCAGCAGTTACTCGCCCAGGCGCAACGCATTGCTTACGACGTACAGCAGATCGACCGCGCGTTCTCGACCAATTATGCGCCCGCGACGAGCAGCCAATCCAATCAAGCACTCATCACCAACGCGCAATCGCGTTGGCAGAACTCGGTCGCTGCGCTGCAGGACTCCTTGCGTGTGCAGGCTGGCGTTGTCGGCAACCTCGACACCAACCGCACACAGACGTCGGCGCTGGTATCTTCGAGCCAGGGTGCAAGCGGCGCCTTGCAGGCCACACAGGCCGGCAACCAGATCCTTGCGCTTCAGGCTCAGCAACTCGCCGATCTCACGGCGACCGTTGCAGCGCAGGGTAGGGCGCAAAACCTTGAATCGGCTCAACGCGCGGCGGCGCAGGATCAAGGCCGCGAGCAGCTGCGGCGGTTCCTGACCCCGGGCCAGGGCTATCAATCCTCAAATGTGCAGATGTTTCATTGA
- the trbE gene encoding conjugal transfer protein TrbE, with amino-acid sequence MINLAEYRRSNTRLADFLPWAALVGEGVVLNKDGSFQRTARFRGPDLDSAVPAELVAVAGRLNSALRRLGSGWAVFVEAQRHAAFRYPASTFLDVASALVDAERKAQFEEAGAHYESSYFLTFLYLPPAEDAARAERFLYEGRDRTENADALEVLRGFVDRTDRVLQLVEGFMPECAWLDDPETLTYLHSCVSTKRHRVRVPEIPMYLDALLADQPLTGGLEPIVGTSHLRVLTVVGFPTATTPGILDELNRLAFPYRWSTRAIMLDKTDATKLLTKIRRQWFAKRKSIGAILKEVMTNEASTLLDTDAHNKAMDADAALQELGSDQIGEAYVTATVTVWDDDPRVADEKLRLVEKTIQGRDFTSMTETVNAVEAWLGSLPGHAYANVRQPPVSTLNLAHMIPLSAVWAGEVRDHHFAAPPLLFGKAEGSTPFRFSLHVGDVGHTLVVGPTGAGKSVLLALMALQFRRYPRSQIFAFDFSGSIRAAAIAMGGDWHDLGGALSDDASEAVALQPLAWIDDPSERGWATEWIAAILTREKIEITPEAKDHLWSALTSLASAPIQERTLTGLSVLLQSSALKRALQPYCLGGPYGRLLDAELERLGEASVQAFETEGLIGTGAAPAVLAYLFHRIGDRLDGRPTLLIVDEGWLALDDEDFAGQLREWLKTLRKKNASVIFATQSLSDIDGSAIAPAIIESCPTRILLPNERAIEPQITAIYRRFGLNDRQIELLSRATPKRDYYCQSRRGNRMFELGLGEVALAFTAASSKTDQAAIERLLAEHGRDGFVPAWLRHRDASWATDLIPNLSNLEPLL; translated from the coding sequence ATGATCAATCTTGCCGAATACCGCCGCTCAAACACCCGCCTCGCGGATTTCTTGCCCTGGGCCGCATTGGTCGGGGAGGGCGTCGTCCTCAACAAAGACGGTTCATTCCAGCGTACTGCAAGGTTCCGCGGACCGGATCTCGACAGCGCTGTGCCGGCCGAACTCGTCGCCGTCGCTGGGCGCCTCAACAGCGCCTTGCGCCGTCTTGGCTCAGGCTGGGCCGTTTTTGTTGAGGCTCAGCGCCATGCTGCATTCCGATATCCGGCAAGCACGTTTCTGGATGTGGCGTCCGCCCTGGTCGACGCCGAGCGAAAGGCCCAGTTCGAGGAGGCGGGAGCTCATTATGAATCGAGCTATTTCCTCACCTTCCTCTATCTGCCGCCGGCCGAGGACGCCGCGCGAGCGGAACGGTTTCTCTATGAGGGCCGCGATCGGACCGAGAACGCCGACGCCCTCGAAGTGTTGCGCGGATTCGTCGACCGCACCGATCGGGTGCTCCAGCTGGTCGAGGGTTTTATGCCCGAATGCGCCTGGCTGGATGACCCGGAGACGCTGACGTATCTACATTCATGTGTGTCGACGAAACGCCACCGCGTTCGGGTGCCCGAGATCCCGATGTATCTCGATGCGCTGCTGGCGGATCAGCCGCTGACCGGCGGCCTCGAGCCGATAGTGGGTACATCTCATCTGCGCGTTCTGACTGTCGTCGGATTTCCGACCGCGACGACGCCGGGAATACTCGATGAACTCAATCGTTTGGCATTTCCGTATCGCTGGTCGACGCGTGCGATCATGCTCGACAAGACGGATGCGACCAAGTTGCTGACGAAGATCCGCCGGCAATGGTTCGCCAAGAGGAAGTCGATCGGCGCCATCCTCAAAGAGGTGATGACGAACGAGGCATCGACGCTGCTCGACACCGATGCCCACAACAAAGCGATGGACGCCGATGCCGCGCTCCAGGAACTGGGGTCGGACCAGATCGGTGAAGCCTATGTCACGGCGACTGTCACCGTATGGGATGACGACCCGCGCGTGGCCGATGAGAAGCTGCGTCTGGTCGAAAAGACGATCCAGGGTCGCGACTTTACCTCGATGACTGAGACTGTGAACGCTGTCGAAGCCTGGCTCGGCAGTTTACCGGGACATGCCTATGCCAATGTCCGGCAACCGCCGGTCTCGACCCTCAACCTGGCCCATATGATTCCGCTATCAGCTGTCTGGGCCGGCGAGGTGAGGGACCATCACTTCGCGGCACCGCCTTTGCTGTTCGGAAAGGCCGAGGGTTCGACGCCGTTCCGGTTTTCTCTCCATGTCGGTGACGTCGGTCATACGCTGGTGGTTGGCCCGACCGGCGCCGGGAAGTCGGTGCTGCTGGCGCTGATGGCGTTGCAGTTCCGGCGCTATCCGAGATCGCAGATCTTTGCCTTCGATTTCAGCGGATCGATCCGCGCGGCTGCTATCGCCATGGGTGGCGACTGGCACGACCTCGGGGGCGCGCTGTCGGACGATGCGTCAGAGGCAGTCGCGCTGCAGCCGCTGGCCTGGATTGACGATCCCTCGGAGCGCGGTTGGGCGACGGAATGGATCGCCGCGATCCTGACGCGGGAAAAGATCGAGATCACGCCCGAGGCAAAGGACCATCTGTGGTCCGCGTTGACGTCGCTGGCCTCGGCGCCGATCCAGGAGCGCACCCTGACAGGCTTGTCGGTGTTGCTCCAGTCGAGCGCACTGAAGCGGGCCCTGCAACCTTATTGCCTCGGCGGGCCCTACGGCCGGTTGTTGGATGCCGAACTCGAGCGCCTCGGCGAAGCATCGGTTCAGGCGTTTGAAACCGAAGGACTGATCGGCACCGGCGCCGCACCCGCGGTGCTTGCTTATCTCTTCCATCGCATTGGAGATCGCCTTGACGGCCGCCCAACCCTGCTCATCGTCGACGAAGGTTGGCTTGCGCTCGATGACGAGGACTTTGCCGGGCAGTTACGCGAATGGCTGAAGACGTTGCGGAAGAAGAACGCCTCCGTCATCTTCGCGACGCAGTCGCTCTCCGACATCGATGGCTCAGCGATTGCGCCCGCCATTATCGAGAGCTGTCCGACACGCATATTGCTGCCGAACGAACGCGCTATCGAGCCGCAGATCACGGCTATCTATCGGCGCTTTGGTCTCAACGACCGGCAAATCGAGCTTTTGAGCCGGGCAACACCGAAGCGCGACTATTACTGCCAGTCCCGCCGCGGCAATCGGATGTTCGAGTTGGGTCTGGGCGAAGTCGCGCTCGCCTTTACGGCCGCTTCTTCCAAGACCGATCAGGCGGCGATCGAGCGGCTGCTCGCAGAACACGGCCGCGACGGCTTCGTGCCCGCGTGGCTGCGACATCGCGACGCTTCGTGGGCCACTGACCTGATCCCCAATCTGAGCAATCTGGAGCCATTGTTATGA
- the trbK-alt gene encoding putative entry exclusion protein TrbK-alt produces the protein MAACAIQLRGDGDGTASNSAGPQSTSALASSLARCRTVTPEQTATYDDCRRGWAENRRRFFGQKGSATAPAGSDALPSQPSELSPKDQSRMPQGYPSVALPESE, from the coding sequence ATGGCGGCATGCGCCATCCAGCTCCGCGGTGATGGCGACGGAACGGCGTCGAACTCGGCGGGCCCACAGTCCACGAGCGCGCTCGCTTCCAGCCTCGCGCGGTGCCGAACGGTCACGCCGGAACAGACAGCAACCTACGACGACTGTCGTCGGGGCTGGGCTGAGAACCGTCGCCGGTTTTTCGGTCAGAAGGGAAGTGCGACGGCTCCCGCTGGCAGCGACGCGCTCCCCAGCCAACCGTCTGAGTTGTCGCCAAAGGATCAGAGCCGGATGCCGCAAGGTTATCCATCGGTGGCCCTCCCGGAGAGCGAGTAA
- the trbG gene encoding P-type conjugative transfer protein TrbG has product MAFRKAILPALLLCASALGGCSTFTPPEISYDSDIPPLPQPPVPADDKPRPLHVPPLWKPALGGKFGTKEETEPVSRVETANSAARVEPRKKGYFNAAQVYAYSPGALYQVYAAPGQITDIALEEGEQLTGSGPVAAGDTVRWVVGDTESGNGDTRRVHILVKPTRASIETNLVVNTDRRTYLIELRAREKPYMPSVAWYYPQDRLGRVRPVSLTPVLPDSTQRRFRYAIEGDGPPWRPLTAYDDGRKVYIEFPQGIVQGEMPPLFVIGHDGKNEIVNYRAYGNVLIVDRLFAAAELRLGGEHQQKVRIVRTDGRSSS; this is encoded by the coding sequence TTGGCGTTCCGAAAGGCGATACTTCCAGCACTGTTGCTGTGCGCTTCGGCATTGGGTGGTTGCTCCACGTTCACGCCGCCCGAGATCAGCTACGACAGTGATATTCCGCCATTGCCTCAGCCGCCCGTACCTGCCGACGACAAGCCGCGGCCGCTTCATGTTCCTCCACTGTGGAAACCGGCCCTTGGCGGTAAGTTCGGTACTAAGGAAGAAACCGAGCCGGTGAGCCGCGTCGAGACTGCGAACAGCGCGGCTCGGGTCGAACCACGCAAAAAGGGATATTTTAACGCCGCACAAGTCTACGCCTACAGTCCGGGTGCGCTGTACCAAGTTTACGCCGCGCCCGGACAGATCACCGATATCGCGCTCGAGGAGGGTGAACAACTCACGGGATCGGGTCCGGTCGCGGCAGGCGACACCGTTCGTTGGGTCGTCGGCGACACCGAAAGCGGCAATGGAGATACACGCCGCGTCCATATTCTGGTGAAGCCGACCCGCGCTTCGATCGAAACCAATCTTGTCGTCAACACCGATCGGCGCACGTATCTGATCGAGCTACGCGCCCGCGAAAAACCCTACATGCCTTCGGTCGCCTGGTACTATCCGCAGGATAGGTTGGGAAGGGTGCGGCCCGTGTCTTTGACGCCGGTGCTACCCGATTCGACGCAGCGTCGTTTCCGCTATGCCATTGAGGGCGACGGTCCGCCCTGGCGGCCGCTGACCGCTTATGACGACGGACGCAAGGTCTATATCGAGTTCCCGCAGGGCATCGTTCAAGGCGAGATGCCGCCTCTCTTCGTCATTGGCCACGATGGCAAGAACGAGATCGTGAATTACCGCGCCTACGGCAACGTCCTGATTGTCGACCGGCTCTTTGCTGCCGCGGAGTTGCGGCTCGGTGGCGAGCACCAGCAGAAAGTCCGGATTGTCCGGACCGATGGGAGGTCGTCGTCATGA
- the trbF gene encoding conjugal transfer protein TrbF produces the protein MFKRPSVHYGRTPEPVTPYQRAAQVWDDRIGSARVQAKNWRLMAFGCLALSTGLAGSLVWQSTQGTITPWVVEVDRLGQAQRVAPANTDYQPTDPQIAYHLARFIEDVRGLPADAIVLRQNWLRAYDFTTDRGAAALNDYARTNDPFARLGKVQVSVEVSSVIRASTESFRVAWVQRAYDNGSLSSTERWTAILSVVIETPRDADRLRKNPLGVYVHAINWSKELGQ, from the coding sequence ATGTTTAAACGTCCCTCCGTTCACTACGGCCGCACGCCCGAGCCCGTCACGCCCTATCAAAGAGCAGCGCAAGTCTGGGATGACCGTATCGGGTCAGCCCGCGTGCAGGCAAAGAACTGGCGATTGATGGCATTTGGATGCCTCGCGCTGTCGACGGGTCTCGCCGGCAGTCTCGTCTGGCAATCAACCCAAGGCACGATTACGCCCTGGGTGGTCGAGGTCGATCGTCTTGGCCAGGCCCAGCGGGTGGCACCGGCCAACACCGACTACCAGCCGACTGACCCGCAGATCGCCTACCACCTGGCGCGATTCATCGAGGATGTCCGAGGCCTACCGGCTGACGCCATCGTGTTGCGTCAGAATTGGCTGCGCGCCTATGACTTCACGACCGATCGCGGTGCCGCCGCCCTCAATGACTACGCCCGCACCAATGATCCCTTTGCCAGGCTCGGCAAAGTGCAGGTGTCGGTCGAGGTATCCAGTGTTATCCGCGCATCGACGGAGAGTTTTCGAGTGGCATGGGTTCAGCGTGCCTACGACAACGGGTCTCTCAGTTCAACCGAGCGCTGGACAGCCATTCTCTCCGTCGTGATCGAGACGCCGCGCGATGCCGATCGCCTGCGCAAGAACCCGCTCGGTGTCTACGTTCACGCCATCAACTGGTCGAAGGAGCTTGGGCAGTGA